The Phormidium sp. PBR-2020 DNA segment TGCAGGTCTCTTTGATGCCCGGATGGTTATAGATGCGTTTGACATAGTCCCAGAGTTGGGGATAGTCCCAAATATGGCGGCGGTTGCATTTAAAGTGACTGTAGTAGACGGCATCAAAGCGAATTAGAGTGGTAAATAGGCAAATGTCGGCTTCCGTGAGGCGATCGCCGCAGAGATAGTCCTGTTCTCTCAATACTGACTCCCAATCATCCAACGCCGTGAACAGCTCGTCGACGGCTTCCTCATAGGCCCGTTGCGTGGTGGCAAATCCGGCTCGATAGACGCCATTGTTAATGGGCTGATAAATCCCGTCAATGGTGCGATCAATGCGCTCCTGGAGGTCTTGGGGGCAGAAATTGCGATCGCCATCCTCGGGGAAAAAGGCCTGATCGAGCATTCGGATAATCTCGCGGGATTCGTTGTTGACGATAGTCTGCTGCTGTTTATCCCATAAAATAGGAACCGTAACCCGGCCCGTCATCTGAGGATCGACCTGGAGATAGAGATCTCGAACATAGGCGGTTCCATTGACGGTATCGGGGATACAGCCAGGGGCCTCGGAGAAGAACCAACCGTCTTCTCCCATGTAAGGATCGACCACAGACAGACTAATAGCTTGCTCTAACCCCTTCAACGCCCGCATAATC contains these protein-coding regions:
- a CDS encoding glutathione S-transferase family protein yields the protein MGQLVNGQWTSQRQQEDKQGRFLRPPTRFRNWITRDGKQGFTPEAGRYHLYVSYACPWAHRTLIMRALKGLEQAISLSVVDPYMGEDGWFFSEAPGCIPDTVNGTAYVRDLYLQVDPQMTGRVTVPILWDKQQQTIVNNESREIIRMLDQAFFPEDGDRNFCPQDLQERIDRTIDGIYQPINNGVYRAGFATTQRAYEEAVDELFTALDDWESVLREQDYLCGDRLTEADICLFTTLIRFDAVYYSHFKCNRRHIWDYPQLWDYVKRIYNHPGIKETCNFEHIKAHYYRSHDSINPTGIVPVGPDLSLS